In Micromonospora sp. LH3U1, one genomic interval encodes:
- a CDS encoding metallophosphoesterase family protein produces MRLVLTADTHLPKRARDLPGPLWTAIEEADVVVHAGDWVDEALLDAMTARSRRLIGVYGNNDGPALRARLPEVARVELDGLRVAVVHETGPRTGREQRCAARFPDVDLLVFGHSHIPWDTEAPGGLRLLNPGSPTDRRSQPDATYLTAEVRAGRLTEVELHRLPRN; encoded by the coding sequence ATGCGGCTCGTACTCACGGCGGACACCCACCTACCGAAGCGGGCCCGGGATCTGCCCGGGCCGCTCTGGACGGCCATCGAGGAGGCGGACGTGGTGGTGCACGCCGGCGACTGGGTGGACGAGGCGCTCCTCGACGCGATGACCGCGCGTTCGCGGCGACTGATCGGGGTGTACGGCAACAACGACGGCCCGGCGCTGCGCGCCCGGCTACCGGAGGTGGCCCGGGTCGAGCTCGACGGCCTGCGGGTCGCGGTGGTGCACGAGACCGGGCCGCGGACCGGTCGCGAGCAACGGTGCGCGGCCCGATTCCCCGACGTGGACCTGCTGGTCTTCGGGCACTCGCACATCCCCTGGGACACCGAAGCGCCCGGTGGGCTGCGCCTGCTCAACCCCGGCTCACCCACCGACCGTCGCTCCCAACCCGACGCCACCTACCTCACCGCAGAGGTGCGCGCCGGCCGCCTGACCGAGGTGGAGCTGCACCGCCTACCCCGTAACTAA
- a CDS encoding DUF3072 domain-containing protein, producing MTVTDRDNEQADQSAAIKDPDEWVTGDEPPTAAQESYLGTLAREANAEIPPDLTKAEASKRIDELQAETGRGQ from the coding sequence ATGACTGTGACTGACCGCGATAACGAGCAGGCCGACCAGAGCGCCGCGATCAAGGACCCGGACGAGTGGGTCACCGGCGACGAACCGCCCACCGCAGCCCAGGAGTCCTACCTAGGGACCCTGGCCCGCGAAGCCAACGCAGAGATTCCCCCGGACCTGACCAAGGCCGAAGCGTCCAAGCGCATCGACGAACTCCAAGCCGAAACCGGCCGAGGCCAGTAA
- a CDS encoding NAD(P)/FAD-dependent oxidoreductase codes for MVVVGAGIAGVACAVELTRSGVPVQVRERGHVCGGRMASKRFEGRPADIGAAYFTATDPDFTAVVEQWSAAGLVREWTDTFQAYDRTGRHDVPGPMRFAAPRGLRSLVEHLAGAVPVTVDRLVLMVEPGPTVDGVPCAAVALAMPGPQAALLLDPALTDATRVVQAQHWSPSLAAVLRFPTRRWPDFRGAFVNDHPVLNLVCDDGDRRGDGAPVLVAHTVPEFAAGHLAQPTGAGPAIEQAVRDLLGLPEQAVDVRVHRWTYAKPTSGAADATHHLDADGIGLAGDAFGKPRVQSAWRSGRDLGRALAARLA; via the coding sequence GTGGTGGTGGTCGGGGCGGGAATCGCCGGGGTGGCGTGTGCGGTCGAGCTGACCAGGTCCGGAGTGCCGGTGCAGGTCCGGGAGCGGGGGCACGTCTGCGGTGGCCGGATGGCCAGCAAACGCTTCGAGGGGCGGCCCGCGGACATCGGCGCCGCGTACTTCACCGCCACCGACCCGGACTTCACCGCCGTGGTCGAGCAGTGGAGCGCCGCCGGCCTGGTCCGCGAATGGACCGACACCTTCCAGGCGTACGACCGGACCGGGCGCCACGACGTGCCCGGGCCGATGCGCTTCGCCGCGCCGCGCGGGCTGCGCTCGTTGGTCGAGCACCTGGCCGGTGCGGTGCCGGTGACCGTCGACCGGCTGGTGCTCATGGTGGAGCCCGGGCCGACCGTGGACGGTGTGCCGTGCGCGGCGGTCGCCCTGGCCATGCCGGGCCCGCAGGCCGCCCTTTTGCTCGACCCCGCACTGACCGACGCCACCCGGGTCGTGCAGGCGCAGCACTGGTCTCCGTCGCTGGCGGCGGTGCTGCGCTTCCCGACCCGCCGCTGGCCGGACTTCCGGGGCGCGTTCGTCAACGACCACCCGGTCCTCAATCTTGTCTGCGACGACGGCGACCGGCGCGGTGACGGCGCGCCGGTACTTGTCGCGCACACCGTGCCGGAGTTCGCCGCCGGGCACCTGGCCCAGCCCACCGGGGCCGGCCCGGCGATCGAGCAGGCCGTCCGGGACCTGCTGGGGTTGCCCGAGCAGGCCGTCGACGTGCGCGTGCACCGCTGGACGTACGCGAAGCCGACCAGCGGCGCCGCCGACGCCACCCACCACCTGGACGCCGACGGGATCGGCCTGGCCGGCGACGCGTTCGGCAAGCCCCGGGTGCAGAGTGCGTGGCGCTCCGGCCGGGACCTCGGCCGTGCCCTGGCGGCCCGCCTGGCCTGA
- a CDS encoding cation:proton antiporter domain-containing protein yields the protein MEPVDVAFALVGLGALLAGILPRVLEQRPLSMPIAFLALGMLVFLLPVGLPTPDPLAHPELATHLTEIGVIVALMGAGLKIDRPLSWRRWSSTWRLLAIAMPLCIAAVALLGWWWAGLVPAAALLLGAALAPTDPVLAADVQVGEPTDVEDSEDEVRFALTSEAGLNDGLAFPFVYAAIAIASTSLAPSDWFAEWFTVDVLWKVIVGVGGGLLIGWLLGKLFFRAPSELRLARHAEGFLALAATFLAYGLVEVVGGYGFLAVFVAARAIRAAERTSKFHSVLHDFSEQVERLLTLVLLLLLGGAIVGGLLVPLTWSAAAVGLALVLVIRPLTGWLSLRGAPGRPAEHWVISFFGIRGVGSFYYLAYATTKADFPQAELLWATVGLVVLVSVVLHGVTATPVMQLLDRTGERTSDPTERDTDARPVAAAGHA from the coding sequence GTGGAGCCGGTAGACGTGGCGTTCGCGCTGGTGGGCCTGGGCGCGCTGCTCGCGGGCATCCTCCCGCGGGTGCTGGAGCAGCGCCCACTGTCCATGCCGATCGCCTTCCTCGCTCTCGGCATGCTGGTATTCCTGCTGCCGGTCGGGCTGCCGACACCGGACCCGCTGGCGCACCCCGAGCTGGCCACGCACCTCACCGAGATCGGGGTGATCGTCGCGCTGATGGGCGCCGGGCTCAAGATCGACCGGCCGTTGAGCTGGCGGCGGTGGTCGTCCACCTGGCGACTGCTGGCGATCGCGATGCCACTGTGCATCGCGGCGGTGGCCCTGCTCGGGTGGTGGTGGGCGGGGCTGGTACCCGCCGCCGCGCTGCTGTTGGGTGCCGCGCTGGCACCGACCGATCCGGTGCTCGCCGCCGACGTACAGGTCGGCGAACCAACGGACGTCGAAGACTCCGAGGACGAGGTCCGCTTCGCGTTGACCTCCGAGGCCGGCCTCAACGACGGGCTGGCGTTCCCGTTCGTCTACGCCGCCATCGCCATCGCCTCGACCAGCCTCGCCCCGAGCGACTGGTTCGCCGAGTGGTTCACCGTGGACGTGCTCTGGAAGGTGATCGTCGGCGTCGGCGGTGGCCTGCTCATCGGCTGGCTGCTCGGCAAGTTGTTCTTCCGCGCGCCCAGCGAGCTGCGGCTGGCCCGGCACGCCGAGGGCTTCCTGGCGCTGGCCGCCACGTTCCTGGCGTACGGGCTGGTCGAGGTGGTCGGCGGGTACGGCTTCCTGGCGGTGTTCGTGGCTGCCCGGGCGATCCGGGCGGCCGAGCGGACCAGCAAGTTCCACTCGGTGCTGCACGACTTCTCCGAGCAGGTCGAACGGCTCCTCACGCTGGTGCTGTTGCTGCTGCTCGGCGGCGCGATCGTGGGTGGCCTGCTGGTTCCGCTGACCTGGTCGGCGGCCGCCGTCGGGCTGGCGCTGGTGCTGGTGATCCGGCCGCTGACCGGCTGGTTGTCACTGCGCGGCGCACCGGGACGGCCGGCCGAGCACTGGGTCATCTCGTTCTTCGGCATCCGCGGCGTCGGCTCGTTCTACTACCTCGCGTACGCCACCACGAAGGCCGACTTTCCGCAGGCCGAGCTGCTCTGGGCGACCGTGGGGCTGGTGGTGCTCGTCTCCGTGGTGCTGCACGGCGTCACGGCGACCCCGGTCATGCAACTGCTCGACCGGACGGGCGAGCGGACCTCCGACCCGACCGAACGTGACACTGACGCCCGGCCCGTGGCCGCAGCCGGACACGCCTGA
- a CDS encoding HAD family hydrolase → MRTDRPAGILFDVDGTLVDTTYLHTVSWWEALRQTDQPVPMAMVHRSIGMGSDKLLDHLLGPERDRDADTKLLDAHDTLYAEYWERLTPLPRAADLLRACAERGLRVVLATSASEPEVGALRRALAADDVIDTITSSADAKQSKPAPDILVAALEQSGLAAERVVFVGDSVWDVVAAGALAIPCVGLTCGGTSRGELAGAGAVAVYDDPAALLGELADSPLTRPR, encoded by the coding sequence ATGCGTACCGACCGGCCCGCCGGAATCCTCTTCGATGTCGACGGCACCCTGGTCGACACCACCTACCTGCACACCGTGAGTTGGTGGGAGGCGTTGCGCCAGACCGACCAGCCGGTGCCGATGGCGATGGTGCACCGCTCGATCGGGATGGGTTCGGACAAGCTCCTCGACCACCTGCTCGGCCCTGAGCGGGACCGCGACGCCGACACGAAGCTGCTCGACGCGCACGACACCCTGTACGCCGAGTACTGGGAACGGCTCACACCGCTGCCCCGGGCGGCGGACCTGCTGCGCGCCTGCGCCGAGCGCGGGCTGCGGGTGGTGCTCGCCACCTCCGCCTCGGAACCCGAGGTGGGCGCGCTACGTCGGGCGCTGGCTGCCGACGACGTGATCGACACAATCACCTCCTCGGCGGACGCCAAGCAGAGCAAGCCGGCACCGGACATCCTGGTCGCCGCGCTGGAGCAGTCCGGGTTGGCCGCCGAGCGGGTGGTCTTCGTCGGAGACTCGGTCTGGGACGTCGTCGCGGCCGGCGCGTTGGCCATCCCGTGTGTGGGGTTGACCTGCGGCGGCACCAGCCGCGGCGAGCTCGCCGGCGCCGGGGCGGTGGCGGTGTACGACGACCCGGCCGCGCTGCTGGGTGAATTGGCGGACTCGCCGCTCACCCGCCCGAGGTGA
- a CDS encoding ATP-binding SpoIIE family protein phosphatase yields the protein MPGTVGRVPTPATPGPGASTGPGAAAAVLAHDWAGTSLGPREGWDVAIRAVVELILASPMPMALAYGDDLVLLYNAGYAELLGTKHPSALGRPAAEVFAEIWALPGVGGVIERAYRQGVPFLEKESTLPLVRGHSATVEQAVFTRGYSAVRDSAGQIVGILTVAAETTHVTEQLQSLSEVAAALAGTLTLDDVARVALRYAITTFDPDQVSFAVDEGGGGWRMVRRVRGELLDEADERLPPLWRRAPADWSAPVVQAARSGGPSFTRDGQPLRETAVDRHDQKIRAMAALPLGTSVVRGGLGVGYQIPHNWSPAERALLAASAELIGQAAERARRFETQHGTAQLLQRSMLPEHLPDLPRLRIAARYDPGVDGNAAGGDFYDAFLLPSGALGVVLGDVAGHDVQAAARMGQVRAALRALALADPAPDAVLAGLDRLVTSLGAEAGTHELFVTVAFGVIDTERRELTLASAGHPAPLIRRGTPEGRSHAEYVDVPAGPPLGLGGRPGTITVAFRPGDTLLLFSDGVVERRRQSLSAGLATLGDAVAKAGSGDPRALCAVATAAVPGGTEDDVAVLAVEHALKPSRSASMEVPAEPTAPSRVRHWMTGQLTEWQVPESVIGAAVLCTSELTTNALLHAGTAARVEIDLSSERLLVSVADSGTRGTVTRARTDTLSSRGRGLGLIEELSDAWGTDPSVRGSTVWFEILTPPASHS from the coding sequence ATGCCAGGAACGGTCGGGCGAGTCCCCACGCCAGCAACTCCCGGCCCAGGCGCATCCACGGGGCCCGGTGCGGCTGCCGCCGTGCTCGCCCACGACTGGGCCGGCACCTCGCTGGGCCCACGCGAGGGCTGGGACGTCGCGATCCGGGCCGTGGTCGAGCTGATCCTCGCCTCGCCGATGCCGATGGCCCTGGCGTACGGCGACGATCTCGTCCTGCTCTACAACGCCGGTTACGCCGAGTTGCTGGGCACCAAACACCCGAGCGCCCTCGGACGCCCGGCCGCCGAGGTGTTCGCGGAGATCTGGGCGCTGCCCGGTGTCGGTGGGGTGATCGAGCGCGCCTACCGGCAGGGCGTGCCGTTCCTGGAGAAGGAGTCCACGCTGCCGCTGGTCCGTGGGCACTCCGCGACCGTGGAGCAGGCGGTCTTCACCCGGGGCTACTCGGCGGTGCGCGACAGCGCCGGGCAGATCGTCGGCATTCTGACGGTCGCGGCCGAGACCACCCACGTCACCGAGCAGTTGCAGAGCCTCAGCGAGGTGGCCGCGGCGCTCGCCGGCACGCTCACCCTCGACGACGTGGCCCGGGTGGCGTTGCGGTACGCGATCACCACATTCGACCCCGACCAGGTCTCGTTCGCGGTCGACGAGGGCGGCGGCGGTTGGCGCATGGTGCGCCGGGTCCGTGGCGAGTTGCTGGACGAGGCCGACGAGCGGCTTCCCCCGCTCTGGCGGCGCGCTCCGGCGGACTGGTCAGCCCCGGTGGTGCAGGCGGCGCGCTCCGGTGGCCCGTCGTTCACCCGCGACGGGCAGCCGCTGCGGGAGACCGCCGTGGATCGCCACGACCAGAAGATCCGGGCGATGGCGGCCCTGCCCCTGGGCACCTCGGTCGTCCGCGGCGGGCTGGGGGTCGGCTACCAGATTCCGCACAACTGGTCGCCCGCCGAGCGGGCGCTGTTGGCCGCCTCGGCCGAGCTGATCGGCCAGGCCGCGGAGCGGGCCCGCCGGTTCGAGACCCAGCACGGCACGGCCCAGCTGTTGCAACGCAGCATGTTGCCGGAGCACCTGCCAGACCTGCCCCGGTTGCGGATCGCGGCCCGCTACGACCCGGGGGTGGACGGCAACGCCGCCGGCGGCGACTTCTACGACGCGTTCCTGCTGCCCAGCGGCGCGCTCGGCGTGGTGCTCGGCGACGTCGCCGGGCACGACGTGCAGGCCGCCGCCCGGATGGGGCAGGTCCGGGCCGCGCTGCGCGCGCTGGCCCTGGCCGACCCGGCGCCCGACGCGGTGCTGGCCGGGTTGGACCGGCTGGTGACGAGCCTGGGAGCGGAGGCCGGCACCCACGAGCTCTTCGTCACCGTGGCGTTCGGGGTGATCGACACGGAGCGGCGGGAGCTGACCCTGGCCAGCGCCGGTCACCCCGCGCCGCTGATCCGCCGAGGCACCCCGGAGGGCCGCTCGCACGCCGAGTACGTCGACGTGCCGGCTGGTCCGCCGCTGGGTCTGGGCGGCCGGCCGGGCACCATCACGGTCGCGTTCCGTCCTGGCGACACCCTGCTGCTGTTCAGCGACGGGGTGGTGGAGCGTCGCCGGCAGAGCCTCTCCGCCGGGCTGGCCACCCTCGGCGACGCCGTCGCCAAGGCCGGCAGTGGCGACCCTCGCGCGCTCTGCGCGGTGGCCACCGCAGCGGTACCGGGCGGCACCGAGGACGACGTGGCCGTGCTGGCGGTCGAGCACGCGCTCAAGCCGAGTCGCTCGGCCAGCATGGAGGTGCCCGCCGAGCCGACCGCGCCGAGCCGGGTCCGGCACTGGATGACCGGCCAGCTCACCGAGTGGCAGGTGCCGGAGTCGGTGATCGGGGCGGCGGTGCTGTGCACCAGCGAGCTGACCACCAACGCGTTGCTGCACGCGGGCACCGCTGCCCGGGTGGAGATCGACCTGAGCTCCGAGCGGCTGCTGGTCTCGGTCGCCGATTCCGGCACGCGGGGCACCGTGACCCGGGCCCGCACCGACACGTTGAGCAGTCGTGGGCGCGGTCTCGGCCTGATCGAGGAGCTCAGCGACGCCTGGGGCACCGACCCGTCGGTCCGCGGCTCCACGGTCTGGTTCGAGATCCTCACACCGCCGGCCTCGCATTCCTAG
- a CDS encoding mechanosensitive ion channel family protein, whose amino-acid sequence MLKTLAVRQADIGDAIADTWRSVLLFIPKAVAFIVILVVGWLIARAVLKIVDTVLERVRFDEAVERGGIKRALERTKYDASDILARLAYYAVLLFTLQFAFGVWGPNAISDLISGVVAWLPRAFVAIIVVVVAAAIANAVRDLVTGALGGLSYGKVLADLTAIFIIALGVIAALNQVGIATTVTTPVLIAVLATVAGILIVGVGGGLVKPMQNRWDGWLDRAAREARAVQQQRQATAAGRSDVERQMADRGGDHTQAMPQVDEAQQYRS is encoded by the coding sequence ATGCTGAAAACCCTCGCGGTTCGGCAGGCCGACATCGGCGATGCCATCGCCGACACCTGGAGGTCGGTGCTGCTCTTCATCCCGAAGGCAGTGGCCTTCATCGTCATCCTCGTGGTCGGCTGGCTCATCGCCAGAGCGGTCCTCAAGATCGTGGACACGGTGCTGGAACGGGTGCGTTTCGACGAAGCCGTCGAACGCGGAGGCATCAAACGGGCACTGGAGAGAACGAAGTACGACGCCAGCGACATCCTGGCCAGGTTGGCGTACTACGCCGTCCTGCTGTTCACCCTGCAGTTCGCCTTCGGCGTCTGGGGGCCCAACGCGATCAGTGACCTGATCAGCGGCGTGGTGGCCTGGCTGCCACGGGCGTTCGTCGCGATCATCGTCGTGGTGGTGGCGGCTGCGATCGCCAACGCCGTCCGGGATCTGGTCACCGGGGCGTTGGGAGGACTCTCGTACGGCAAGGTTCTGGCCGACCTGACGGCGATCTTCATCATCGCGCTCGGCGTGATCGCCGCGCTGAACCAGGTGGGTATCGCCACCACGGTGACCACTCCGGTGCTGATCGCGGTGCTCGCCACGGTGGCCGGCATCCTGATCGTCGGTGTCGGTGGTGGTCTCGTGAAGCCGATGCAGAACCGCTGGGACGGCTGGCTGGACCGGGCCGCCCGAGAGGCCCGGGCGGTGCAGCAGCAGCGGCAGGCCACGGCGGCTGGGCGTAGCGACGTGGAGCGGCAGATGGCCGACCGCGGGGGTGACCACACCCAGGCGATGCCTCAGGTGGACGAGGCCCAGCAATACCGCTCGTAG
- a CDS encoding MFS transporter, translating to MSTTSPRPRASLLLLAYLAFVSLGLPDGLLGVGWPSIRGDFGVPTEAVGWVLTAGTVGYLTSSVLAGFTLARVGVGALLAGSTLLASLALTGYSVSPVLAVLVGGALLLGLGSGAVDSGLNAYAAGAFGPRHMNWLHAFFGLGVAIGPLIMTGVLSAGLAWRWGYGVVAAAQLVLAIAFALTVRAWQRVPAAEAGAAVGTGPTEAGAAAGSAPVAAGGGTSSAVRVPVRATLRLPAVWSGTLAFALYVAIEVSAGLWAFLLLTEGRGLSAAVAGGCVSAYWGSLFVGRVVQGVVAERLGAGLVLRVSLAGMAVGAALIAVPGPAALAVLGLVVVGFAAAPVFPLLTLTTAERVGAAHADRAIGLQIGAAGIGAALVPAGLGVLIGNTSVQVLGSALVVLALALIVLYEWGARRSTGRPTAELAGSPVPAQPGAEGQTSGPVRPVVDGR from the coding sequence GTGTCCACCACGTCCCCGCGTCCCCGCGCCTCGCTGCTCCTGCTGGCCTACCTCGCGTTCGTCAGCCTCGGCCTGCCCGACGGCCTGCTCGGCGTCGGCTGGCCCTCGATCCGGGGCGACTTCGGCGTACCGACCGAGGCGGTCGGGTGGGTGCTCACCGCGGGCACCGTCGGCTATCTCACCTCCAGCGTGCTGGCCGGGTTCACGCTGGCTCGCGTCGGCGTGGGTGCGCTGCTCGCCGGCAGCACCCTGCTGGCGAGCCTGGCGCTGACCGGCTACTCCGTGAGCCCTGTGCTGGCCGTGCTGGTGGGAGGTGCACTGCTGCTCGGGCTCGGCTCCGGCGCGGTCGACTCCGGGCTCAACGCGTACGCCGCCGGGGCCTTCGGACCGCGCCACATGAACTGGCTGCACGCCTTCTTCGGCCTGGGCGTGGCGATCGGCCCGCTGATCATGACCGGGGTGCTGAGCGCCGGCCTGGCCTGGCGCTGGGGGTACGGCGTCGTGGCCGCCGCCCAGCTCGTTCTCGCCATCGCGTTCGCTCTCACCGTGCGGGCCTGGCAACGCGTCCCGGCCGCCGAGGCGGGCGCCGCCGTCGGAACGGGACCCACCGAGGCCGGCGCCGCTGCCGGAAGCGCACCCGTTGCCGCGGGTGGCGGGACGTCGTCGGCGGTCCGGGTGCCGGTCCGGGCGACGCTGCGGCTGCCGGCGGTCTGGTCGGGGACGCTCGCCTTCGCCCTGTACGTCGCCATCGAGGTGTCCGCCGGCCTGTGGGCGTTCCTGCTGCTGACCGAGGGGCGTGGGCTGAGCGCGGCGGTGGCCGGCGGCTGCGTCTCCGCGTACTGGGGCAGCCTGTTCGTCGGCCGGGTCGTGCAGGGTGTGGTGGCCGAGCGGCTGGGGGCCGGGCTGGTCCTGCGCGTCAGTCTGGCCGGAATGGCCGTGGGCGCGGCGCTGATCGCCGTCCCCGGGCCGGCCGCGCTGGCGGTGCTCGGCCTGGTCGTGGTCGGCTTCGCCGCCGCGCCGGTGTTCCCGCTGCTCACCCTCACCACCGCCGAACGGGTCGGCGCGGCGCACGCGGACCGGGCCATCGGGCTCCAGATCGGTGCCGCCGGCATCGGTGCGGCGCTCGTCCCGGCCGGGCTCGGCGTGCTGATCGGCAACACGTCGGTGCAGGTGCTGGGCTCGGCCCTGGTGGTGCTGGCGTTGGCGTTGATCGTGCTGTACGAGTGGGGTGCGCGCCGATCGACCGGCCGGCCCACGGCGGAGCTGGCCGGGTCGCCGGTGCCCGCTCAGCCTGGCGCGGAGGGTCAGACGTCCGGCCCGGTCCGGCCGGTGGTGGACGGGCGGTAG
- a CDS encoding SRPBCC family protein, giving the protein MSGVTEHVDVSVPVRTAYDQWTQFEEFPEFMEGVQEVRQLSETMTHWTVDIAGVKREFDAEITEQLPDERVAWRSTGGTQQAGVVTFHRLDPDKTRVTLQLEFEPHGVVEQAGDKLGIVDRRAKGDLERFKTFIERRGQETGAWRGSVDRPQP; this is encoded by the coding sequence ATGAGTGGTGTCACCGAACATGTCGACGTTTCCGTGCCCGTACGCACGGCGTACGACCAGTGGACGCAGTTCGAGGAGTTCCCCGAGTTCATGGAGGGCGTGCAGGAGGTCCGGCAGCTCTCCGAGACGATGACCCACTGGACGGTGGACATCGCCGGGGTGAAGCGCGAGTTCGACGCGGAGATCACCGAGCAGCTTCCCGACGAGCGGGTCGCGTGGCGCTCGACCGGCGGTACCCAGCAGGCCGGCGTGGTGACCTTCCATCGGCTCGACCCGGACAAGACCCGGGTCACCCTGCAGCTCGAGTTCGAGCCGCACGGGGTTGTCGAGCAGGCCGGCGACAAGCTCGGCATCGTCGATCGGCGCGCCAAGGGCGACCTGGAGCGGTTCAAGACCTTCATCGAGCGGCGCGGTCAGGAGACCGGCGCCTGGCGCGGATCGGTGGACCGTCCGCAGCCGTGA
- a CDS encoding DUF2795 domain-containing protein, giving the protein MERGNSKHGPRIDEQMSQEVSGLVQGPGTGGSRVDESRVPEPAGEDQPETTTAPAGDLRTGTPQGMSSTDVEQRSRLGRFISMSALPGDRLILIASARENEAPDDIVASLERLPEGTLYQTVSEVWAALGNKNETTRW; this is encoded by the coding sequence ATGGAGCGTGGCAACAGCAAGCACGGACCGAGGATCGACGAGCAGATGAGTCAGGAGGTCAGCGGCCTCGTACAGGGGCCGGGGACCGGTGGCTCTCGGGTCGATGAGTCGCGGGTGCCGGAACCGGCTGGCGAGGACCAGCCGGAGACGACAACCGCCCCGGCCGGCGACCTGCGCACCGGCACCCCACAGGGGATGAGTTCCACGGACGTCGAACAGCGCAGCCGGCTCGGCCGGTTCATCTCGATGAGCGCGCTGCCGGGCGACCGCCTGATCCTCATCGCCAGCGCCCGCGAGAACGAGGCGCCGGACGACATCGTGGCGTCGCTGGAACGCCTGCCCGAGGGCACCCTCTACCAGACGGTTTCCGAGGTGTGGGCCGCGCTCGGCAACAAGAACGAGACAACTCGCTGGTGA
- a CDS encoding YihY/virulence factor BrkB family protein: MTTTEPGTTIDGAEGTGVPRRMRQLSWRTWRGVLVRSVQGFVNDNCSDWAAALTYYGVLALFPSAIVVVALVGLVSTGERTVDTVVDLVNQVGAGSVLADDEGGVVGVIRSVVLEQSNPKLLLSFGLLGALWSASGFIGAFTRASNAVYGVSEGRPVWKLRPLQIGLAAITLVLLAVVALALIVSGPVTDAVGDLINAGGLARTVWSVAKWPALAMIMMVLLSLLFWIAPNVRQPRFRWLTPGGGVALLVWALASFGFGLYVANFGSYDTTYGSLGAAIAFLVWLYLSNSALMLGVQINAEVQRGRQLQAGDPNPEEPVLPPRKPADD, from the coding sequence ATGACGACCACGGAGCCCGGTACGACGATCGACGGCGCAGAGGGCACCGGAGTTCCCCGGCGGATGCGGCAGCTGAGCTGGCGGACCTGGCGTGGCGTGCTGGTCCGCAGTGTGCAGGGCTTCGTCAACGACAACTGCTCCGACTGGGCCGCCGCGCTGACCTACTACGGGGTCCTGGCGCTCTTTCCGTCCGCCATCGTGGTGGTGGCCCTGGTTGGTCTGGTCTCCACGGGCGAGCGGACTGTCGACACGGTGGTCGACCTTGTCAACCAGGTGGGCGCCGGGTCGGTGCTGGCCGACGACGAGGGCGGCGTGGTCGGGGTGATCCGGTCCGTGGTGCTCGAGCAGAGCAATCCCAAGCTGCTGCTGAGTTTCGGCCTGCTCGGGGCGCTGTGGTCCGCGTCGGGCTTCATCGGCGCGTTCACCCGGGCCTCCAACGCCGTCTACGGGGTGAGCGAGGGCCGGCCGGTCTGGAAGCTGCGGCCTCTGCAGATCGGTCTGGCGGCGATCACGCTGGTGCTGCTCGCGGTGGTCGCCCTCGCGTTGATCGTCAGTGGGCCGGTCACCGACGCGGTCGGCGACCTGATCAATGCCGGCGGTCTGGCCCGCACGGTGTGGAGCGTGGCGAAGTGGCCCGCCCTCGCCATGATCATGATGGTGCTGCTGTCCCTGCTGTTCTGGATCGCCCCGAACGTCCGGCAGCCCCGGTTCCGCTGGCTCACTCCGGGCGGCGGGGTGGCCCTGCTCGTCTGGGCGCTGGCCTCCTTCGGCTTCGGCCTCTACGTGGCCAACTTCGGCTCGTACGACACCACCTACGGCAGCCTGGGGGCCGCCATCGCGTTCCTGGTCTGGCTCTACCTGTCCAACTCGGCGCTGATGCTGGGCGTCCAGATCAACGCCGAGGTGCAGCGCGGGCGGCAGTTGCAGGCCGGCGACCCGAACCCGGAGGAGCCGGTGCTGCCGCCGCGCAAGCCCGCCGACGACTGA
- a CDS encoding ChaB family protein — MPGREDLPSTLRRSPDKAQRTWEKTHDSAVETYGEGERSHRTAFAAVKHEFEKVGDHWEPKGRKGPSDQQAAGGGPERRAPTAGGVDANATKDHLMSVARKLDVPGRSSMTKPELVTAIEKANDRATRKARGD, encoded by the coding sequence ATGCCCGGGCGCGAAGACCTGCCCAGCACGCTGCGGCGCTCCCCGGATAAGGCGCAGCGCACCTGGGAGAAGACGCACGACTCGGCAGTCGAGACCTACGGCGAGGGGGAGCGGTCGCACCGCACCGCCTTCGCCGCGGTGAAGCATGAGTTCGAGAAGGTGGGCGACCACTGGGAGCCGAAGGGCCGCAAGGGCCCGAGCGACCAACAGGCCGCCGGTGGCGGGCCGGAACGACGAGCCCCGACCGCCGGTGGAGTGGACGCCAACGCCACCAAGGACCACCTGATGTCGGTGGCCCGCAAACTGGACGTGCCCGGCCGGTCCAGCATGACCAAGCCGGAGCTGGTCACGGCGATCGAGAAGGCCAACGACCGGGCCACCCGCAAGGCCCGCGGCGACTGA